One Triticum dicoccoides isolate Atlit2015 ecotype Zavitan chromosome 3B, WEW_v2.0, whole genome shotgun sequence genomic window, aggagaggaaagagctcaagcttggggatgcccaaggcaccccaagtaaatattcaaggagactcaagcatctaagcttggggatgccccggaaggcatcccctctttcttcaacaagtatcggtatgtttttggattcgtttcgttcatgcgaaatgtgcaagtcttggagcgtcttttgcatttagttttcacttttattttatgcaccatgctggtatgagatagtccttggttgatttatagaatgatcattgcacctcacttaaatcttttttgtatggctttatagaatgcttcatgtgcttcacttatatcatttgaagtctagattgcctgtttctcttcacatagaaaaccgccatttgtagaatgctcttttgcttcacttataattgttagagcatgggcatatcttttgtggaaataattaaactctcttgcttcacttatacctatttagagagatgacatgaattggtcattcacatggttagtcataaaatcctacataaaacttatagatcactcattatgatatgtttgattccttgcaatagttttgcgatataaaggtggtgatatcagagtcgtgctagttgagtaattgtgaaattgagaaatacttgtgttgaggtttgcaagtcccgtagcatgcgcgtatggtaaccgttgtgtgacaaatttgaagcatgggttgtttatttgattgtcttccttatgagtggcagtcggggacgagcgatggtcttttcctaccaatctatccctctaggggcatgcatagtagtactttgcttcgagggctaataaacttttgcaataagtatatgacttctttatgactaatgtgagtccatggattatacgcacttttacctttccgtcattgctagtctcttcggtaccgtgcattgccctttctcaccttgagagttggtgcaaacttcgccggtgcatccaaaccccatgatacgatatgctctatcacacataagcctccttatatcttcctcaaaacagccaccatacctacctatcatggcatttccatagccattccgagatatattgccatgcaacttccatcatcatcatatacatgacctgagcattcattgtcatattgccttgcatgatcgtaagatagctagcatgatgttttaatggcttgtccattttttgatgtcattgttatgctagatcattgcacatcccggtaccgccggaggcattcatatagagtcatatctttgttctatcgagttgtaatattgagttgtaagtaaataaaagtgtgatgatcatcattattagagcattgccccagtgaggaaaggatgatggagactacgattcccccacaagtcgggatgagactctggactttatgaaaaataaaagaggaagaagcccaaataaaaaagggataattagatttatgcccctagttgtgtcccactcgtctgttttacccctaattcccaaaagtcaccagttctgtccaagtcactttgctcctcttatgcttttgccctttgaccgtttcactgtcagtttgaaaacttcataactaattcatactaaatcagaaaaatgcaaataagataccaaaatgttcagaaaaacatcacctatatgtcagtgtcatttgcattcatgaaaaaagtgttggaaagtgcacatccgagttttagctcttttgataccaccatgaatagtaaactctaaaaaaattcaaaaaaatcaaaaaaatatggtggcaaagtaTGACAAAttttctaagtgcttgccaagtttcattagggaacgacattcatggaagtcgtggcaaaataataatctattttggagtgttgattgtttttttgTCGCGGCACCCatgaatgttattccctgatgaaacttggcaggcacttaaaacatttgtcattctttgccaccaaatttttttgaacttttttagatttcactattcatggtggtagcataagagctaaaactcggatgggcactttccaacacttttttcatgaatgcaaatgacactgacatataggtgatgtatttctgaacattttggtatcttatttgcatttttctgatttagtatgaattagttacgaagttttcaaactgacagtcaaacggtcaaatggcaaaagcataagaggagcaaagtgacttggacaaaaccggtgacttttgggaattaggggtaaaacagacgtgtgggacacaactaggggcataaatctaattatcccaataaaaaaagaggccaaagaagcccacccaaaaaagagaaaataaaaaaatgagagaaaaagagagaaggggcaatgttactatccttttaccacacttgtgcttcagagtagcaccatgttcttcatataaagagtctcttgagttatcactttcatatactagtgggaattttcattatagaacttggcttgtatattccgatgatgggctttctcaaatgcccgaggtcttcatgagcaagcaagttggatgcacatgttggggaacgttgcagaaaataaaaaaattctacgcttcaccaagatcaatctatggagtatctagcaacgagagagaggagtgcatctgcatacccttatagatcgcgagcggaagcattcaagagaacggggttgagggagtcgtactcgtcgtgatccaaatcaccggagatcctagcgccgaacggacggcacctccgcgttcaacacacgtacggttgggaagacgtctcctccttcttgatccagcaagggggagggagaggttgatggagatccagcagcacaacggcgtggtggtggaagtagcgatgatctcggcagggcttcgccaggctcagcgagagggagaggtgggcagagggagagggaggcgccaggagcaggggtgcacagccctctctcccccctctttatataggggccctggggggcgccggcccctagagattggatctcaagggggggcggccaagggggtggcttgccccccaagccaagtggggcgccccccacccctagggtttccaaccctaggcgtagggggaggcccaaggggggcgcaccagcccaccaggggctggttcccttccccacttcagcccatggggccctccgggataggtggtcccacctggtggaccctcgggacccttccgatggtcccggtacaataccggtgacccccgaaactttcctgatggccgaaactggacttcctatatacaattctttacctccggaccatttcggaactcctcgtgacgtccgggatctcatccgggactccgaacaacttttaggttaccacatactaatatctctacaaccctagcgtcaccgaaccttaagtgtgtagaccctatgggttcgggagacatgcagacatgaccgagacaactctccggtcaataaccaactgcgggatctggatacccatgttggctcccacatgctcctcgatgatctcatcggatgaaccatgatgtcgaggattcaagtaatcccgtatacaattccctttgtcaatcggtacgttacttgcccgagattcgatcgtcggtatcccaatacctcgttcaatctcattaccggcaagtcactttactcgtatgcatgatcccgtgaccaaacacttggtcacattgagctcattatgatgatgcattaccgattgggcccagagatacctctttgtcatacagagtgacaaatcccagtctcgatccgtgtcaacccaacagatactttcggggatacctgtagtatacctttatagtcacccagttacattgtgacgtttggtacacccaaagcactcctacggtatccgggagttacacgatctcatggtctaaggaaatgatacttgacattggaaaagctctagcaaacgaactacacgatcttgtgctatgcttaggattgggtattgtccatcacatcattctcctaatgatgtgatcccgttatcaacgacatccaatgtccatagtcaggaaaccatgactatctgttgatcaacgagctagtcaactagaggcttactagggacatgttgtggtctatttattcacacatgtattacaatttccggataacacaattatagcatgaataatagacaattatcatgaaaaaggaaatataataataatcattttattattgcctctagtgcatatttccaacagcacacccacttagtttcagtttgagctttcatacacttatagctctagtgcatccgttgcatggcaatccctactccttgcattgacatcaattgatgggcatctccatagcccgttgattagtcgcatcgatgtgagactttctccctttttgtcttctccacataaacctccaccatcatatactactccacctatagtgctatatccatggcttgcgctcatgtattgcgtgagggttgaaaaggctgaagtgcgttaaaaagtatgaaccaactgttcggctcgtcatcggggttgtgcatgatgggagcattttgtgtgacgaaaatgaagcatggccaaactatatgattttgtagggataagctttctttggctatgttatttgataagacataattgcttggttggcatgcttgaagtattattgtttttatgtcaaatgatagactattgctttgaatcacttgtgtcttaatattcatgccatgattagacatatgattaagattatgctaggtagcattctgcatcaaaaattatcttttttatcatttacctactcaaggacgagcaggaattaagcttggggatgctgatacgtctccgtcgtatctataatttttgattgttccatgccaatattcttcaactttcatatacttttggcaactttttatattatttttgggactaacatattgatccagtgtcagttcctgtttgttgcatgttttatgtttcgcaggaaacccatatcaaacggaatccaaacgggataaaaacggacggagaatatttttgaaatatttgggattttttggaggaagaatcaacacgaaacggtgcccgaggtggccacgaggcagggggcatgcctgcctaccctgggcgcacccctgaccctcgtgggcccctcgtaaggcgtttgatgctctactttggccgcaataaagctaattttttgaaaaagatctgggcgaaggtttcaatccaatcggagttacggatctccagatataaaagaaacggtgccagggcagaatctgggagcgcaaaaacagagagagacagagagatagatccaatctcgtagGGGCTCTAGCCCATCCCAcgtcatgggagccaaggaccagaagggaaacccttctcccatccagggaggaggtcaaggaagaagaagaagaaagggggaatctctcccccttgcttccggtggcgccggagcgctgtcggaggccatcatcatcaccgcgatcttcacgaacacctccatcatcttcaccaacatctccatcaccttcccccatctatattcagcggtccactctcccgcaacccgctgtaccctctacttgaacatggtgctttatgcttcatattattattcaatgatgtgttgccatcctatgatgtctgagtagattttcgttgtcctaccggtgattgacgaattgctatgattggtttaatttgcttctggttatgttgttgtcctattgtgccctccctgtcgcgcaagcgtgagggattcccgctgtagggtgttgcaatatgttcatgattctcttataatgggttgcttgagtgacagaagcataaacccgagtaagggggttgtggcgtatgggataaaggggacttgatgctttaatgctatggttgagttttaccttaatgatctttaataattgcggatgcttgctagagttccaatcataagtgcatatgattcaagaagagaaagtatgttagcttatgcctctcccacataaaacttgctatcggtctagtaaagtagtcaattgcttagggacaatttcacaactcctatcaccacttttccacactcgctatatttactttattgcttctttatctaaaaagcccctaccttttatttacgtgctctttattatcttgcaaatctatccaacaacacctacaaagtacttctagtgtcatacttgttctaggtaaagcgaacactaagcgcgcgtagagtcgtattagtggcagataggacttgagagaatatttgttctatctttagctcctcgttgggttcgacactcttacttatcgaaagaggctacaattgatcccgtatacttgcgggttatcacataGCTATGATTTTGGTGTTAAAAAGGCGCACAACTAATTGTTGAAAATCATGAAAGCATTGGAATACATCAGATTTATTTCATAAGAGATATATCCAAGTAAACTTACTATAATCATTAATAAAGCTTACATAGTATTTATTTCGACCAACAGACTCGGGTGCTTGACCCCAAACATCGAAGAAAACTAGCTCTAAAGGAGCACTAGATATACTCAAGGACCTAGGATATGGTAGTTGGTGAATTTTAGCCTTTTGGCATGAATCACACACAGACTCACTACTGGACTCATTGGAACATGGCAAATTAAAATTCCTAAGGATTTGTTTGACTATTGGAGAGGCTGGATGACCAAGGCGACCATGCCACCTTGTCAACGACGGCCTTGAAGCACCAAAGACTTGACTATTGGAGAAAGGAGATGACTTGACTGGGTAAAGACCCTGCTCACATCGGACGCTTAGAAGGATTGCCTTCGTTGATGGGTCCTTTACAAGAAAAGAATGAGGGTGAATTTCCACAATGGTATTATTATCAAAAGCAAAACGACTTGGTGAAACTAGGCTTTTTGTGGCTTGGGAACATGAAGTACATCTTTAAGATGAAATTTTCGAGTATGATCAAAAGAATTAATGACTGCATGACCGATGTGACTAATAGCCATACCTGCACCATTAGCTGCGTGAACTTGTTCAGGACCATTGTAGCGTTCGCGTGTTGTCAGCATGTCGAGCTCCCCTGTAATATGATCGGTTGCTCCGGTATCAAAGTACCAATTCGAGTCAACTCCATAGGAAGTAGTGGCTGCTCCACCATATCTCTCTTCGGTGACACACTCTGGGTCAAACCGATGCCAACACTTATGAGCTAGATGCCCAACCTTGCCACAGATCTGACAAGTAGGCCTTTCACCATGGGAAACATTCGCTCCACCTCCTGATCGTCCTCCACCATGATTATTGTTGGGTTAGCTAATGTTGCCATAGTTATGGCTGCTGTTGCCGTAGTTGTTGTAGCCGTCGCGGTTGTTGTTGCCGTAGCCACCGTGATTCCCGCCACCATTGCTTTTGCCGCCATGATTTATCTTGTCGCGCCCCCCTCGTGCAGCTAGGTTCATGGAAGAGTTGTACTGTTGTGACCTAGAATTTTGGGACTCCAGGCGTGTTTCAAAGGCAAGAAACTGAGCATAAATTTCGCTCAGggaataggcgttggttcttgcggCAATGGAGGAGACAAAGGATTGTATTCTGCGTCTAATCCTACAAGAATTTGAGAGATGAGATCGTCGGCTTCGATCTTCTTCCCTGCTGTTGTGAGTTCATCGGCAATGCCTCGCATCTTTGTGAAGTATGTTGTGGCAGTCATCTCGTTCTTTCGAGTGCCAGCGAACTGTGTCCGCAGTTGGATAATCCGTGACCAAGAGACAGAGGAGTACATCTCCTCAAGAGCTGTCCAGACCTGCGCGGAAGTCCTCATAGAGATGACTTGAGTGAGTACTTCACGGGAGAGAGAGGTCAGCAGCGATCCTAGAACTTGCTGGTCTTGGGCTACCCAGCGAGCGTACTCCGGGTTTGGCACTGTCTCCGTGCCTGATTTGTCGGCCTTCTGGACATCAATGGTCTTGGTCGGAGCTTGAATTGTGCCGTCGAGGTATCCATCAAGCTGCGCCCCTCGAATCCGGGGTAGAATCGTCGCCTTCCACAGAAGGAAGATGTCGCGGCCAAGCTTCTCGCGGGCGGTGTCGCCAAACATCGCCATGGGCTGGCTAATCGAGGAAGAAGCACCTGAGGAACTGCCGAAGGGAACGATAGACATCTAGATGCGATTTAGAAGAGAAGGCTGTGAAACCATGTAAAAAACAGAGATCAATAGATTGATGCGTGGTGCACTGTTGGGTTCACCTTGACGTATATTTATATTACAGAGATGTAGAGATCGTTTACAGATCGAGACGGTCCCGTCCTGAGCCGTATACATCACGGAATCCAAGTCCTAGTTCAAGTCATGGTCCTGTGCACATGTGTATTCTAACAGAGTGGAATTGAGATATCCGAGTGGAATcttctgtcgagtggattgcacttcatGAGGATTTCAGTCGGTATCTTCTGTTTAACTTTGTAGGCCCTGGCTTCTTGTGTGATGTCTTTGGGAAGGGCATATAtaggtcaggcctaagaccctaccctaggtacatgccaTCGTTAGTCTTGGCATGACGACTTCCCGACTCTTAGATGCAAAAATGTTTGCACAACTCCCATGAGTGCTAGGGTACATTGGCACACCAGGCCGTACCCTAGATTGACATAGTGATGTGCTCACGCTCTCAGATATTTTTCGCCCGCTGACGGCACGCTTTCAGCAGCAACATTACCGAATCTGATCCGACCACTAGCAATGGCAAGCAGCAGCAAGATTACAAGAGACGCGCGACTGTAATCATCATGGCGTCCACAAACTAGCATGTCCAACTAACTGACCAAATCGCTGCGTTTACAAATGGACCGAAAAGAGCGCGCACTTTGGCCCTTGGTCTCCAACCCGCGGCTCCTTTTCGCCGGGCGTCGCGCGCTCGCGGGCAGCCCGCCTTGGTGCCAGCCATGTGCGCGCACAGGACACATGTCATGGCCATCTCCCGTGGCCCTGCCTCCTCAACAACCGCCGCCATTACCATCCGGCATCCACCATCAACCACCATAACTGCACTGCACTGCGCCAAGCATCGTCCCTCattcactcctcctcctccccgggcGAGGGCGAGGCAACCATATATACTGTAGCAGCCACAGAGCGCGAGATTTGGGCTCACTTTGAGGGAGCGTGCTCGTTAGCTGGTTAGCTCCAGTGCGTTATGGATCGATCAGTCATGCGTTGCGCGTTGCCTTTCAAGTCATGCATTGTGCGTTGTCCGTTAAGTGTGACAAGATTCAAGCCCATAGATACAATGTCATGTCAGTTTCCAAGCGAGTCCAACTCCAAGCTGAAGGGTAGCGACCGATCCACCGGACGCGCGCTGGGCTGGACATCACCGCATGCACCGACGGCGTGGGGGAGGCTGCCGCTgtgccgcagcatcctcaccggtgTGCGCCAGCCAACCATATGTAAACGCATAAATGCACATCAGCTCACCAGCTGAAAGATTGGAGAAATAGAGATTGGAGGACATCCGGCAGCGGTGGCAGAGCTGATGGCTCTGCAATCTTTCGGCGAATAAATGGGCATCGGCCCGCCCATGCAAGTACACGGGGAAGGAAGATGGAACTGAACTTTGCGTTGTTTCATTGCAATGCTATCGATCGAAGTCGAACAGCATGTGAGAGGACCACGAGCGAGGCCGATGCTGGATCCATCCATCGACCTACCTGCTCGCGCATCCTTTAATGGCGGCCTCTGCCTCACATGCATCGCATGTCCGATCTTCATGCGTGTAGATAGTAAAATGTCAGTGGTGCCATGTTTCAGTTCCTGTTTATTGGTGATGCGGATTGGACGCATGCCAGTGATGCTATTGTCGGAAGCGACGGGTCGATGTAAATAAACAAGCTAGTAGATGGGAACCCTACACTGTGTGTGTGGTGTGCCATGCTACCTGGTCAAGACAAGATCCTGAAAGACGGGTTACACTGTCACTGGAGCCATCAAGTCTAGAATTTTCCTTAATTTTGAGCGCCAGACTCTACTGTTTCGTCATCTACGGAGCCTCGTCACCATTTTTCTACCGTTTTATTAGAAAAAATTATGATAAAATCATAAGAATACGGTCTGGTGGGTTTTCCTTGATAACTTTCGTGCTAACTTACAAACAAATACTTTGCGGAATTGTTATGGCCAATTACTGGAATTCGGACGGTCCACTACAAGCTTTTACTCCATCGCCCGTACATGTACGGATGTGCCCAACAGATTCTTTTTTTCTCTACACGTATAGCTATAGCTGCCTGCCTGCCGGCACTACACAATCAATCAGTAGTAGAATTCCACGTTCGTAATTAATCAACCATATACAAGTCTAAACAGGGCATCCCTTGTTGCTTTCATGCACTAAATGTTAATTGCAGCTCCAGGTACGTACACTACTCCAACCTCCCAACGTCAATACTCCCACATGCTGGCACTAAACCAGGAAATGAAGAAGCATTTATAGTACTTGATGATGAGAAAAAAATCTGCTATTCTTCAATCACTCTTTATATGCATATATATCTGCAGCGAAAAGGTGATGATCAACCTGCACAATATCTACTCAGTCCAGCTTGATCTGTGTATGTATCCCCTCCGTGGGATCGATCAGTCAAGAAGAAAACcataaaaagggaaaacaaaaagcTACATCGATCGCATCGTGACAGATCGATGCTTCGTGTCTCCTAAGTTAATCAATCATGCACCATGGCCGCCGTCGTCAAGGGTCAAGCCTTCTGACGAGCGCCTAGGAAGTTAGCGAAGCGCGACAGCCACTGTAACCTCACCGGCAGCCTGCCGGCGAAGCTGCGCGACCGGACGTAGAGCACGACGCAGAGCAGCGTGCCGACGACGCAGGTGGCGCCCCAGATGGCGAAGGTGGCCCGGTAGCAGCTGGCGCCGGAGCAGGTGGCGGCCCCCCGCGCGCCGGCCTCCCGCTGGTACAGGAACGCCGAGAAGTAGCCGAAGCAGAGCGAGCCGACGGGGATGTTGGACACCAGCACGTTGTGGTTGACGCCGAAGTTCTTGGCGCCGAACAGCTCGCTCGTCGCCGACACCGCCACCGACGTGATGGCCCccgtgcaggtgccgatgatggccGTGCTCGCGTACAGGAAGACGCTGCCCGGATTGAGCAGCAGGAAGAAGGCGCACGCCATGGGCGCCATCAGCGACGCCATGGACCCCGTCCTCGATATGCTGTGGCCGCTTCTGCACCACAAACCAACAACAGATTCAGTTAGCCGCTGTTTCCGTTTCTTCTGCTTCTGGAAACAAGTAAAATTGCATGGACAAAAGCAGAGAAGATTCGATTCCACTCTAGAACTAGAAGTTGTTGATGGTTACAAGTTTCCCATTTAAAAGGACCCCATGAATCCTGGAGGGAGACTCCAAGAAGATGTCAAGGGACCAATCAGACGAAAATAAACATTAATCTAATCACGCAAGTGTGTGTGGAAAGAATGGTTAAGTGCTTACTTTgcagagtagtagtccatgaaggaCGGGAGGAGGCGACCGAAGAATCCGAAGGAAGACGACAGCGAGACCAGGGTGGAAGTCTGGCCGAGACCTCGCGACTCGGCAATCTGTCCGAGATTGTTGAGGAAGACCAGGCCCAGGGTGCCGCTGAACATGTAGCTGAAGAAGTAGAGCCAGAAGTCCGGCTTCTTGAGCAGCTGGAGGCCTCCGACCTCCTCCTGGGGATTCTCCTCCGCGACGGCGATCTCTTCCTCCTTGTACTCGAGGTCCATCACCTCGATCACGACCACGGCGTCGTCGGTGCCGAGATCGTGGATCCTGTTCTCGCGCTTCGCCTCCCAGATCTTGTTCATGCTCTGACGGATCTTGAGGGCTACCGGGATGAGCATGGGGACGGCGAGCAGCACGCTGAGGCTCACCATGTGCTCCCTGGAGGATAGCCCGCTGGCCGTGGAACCGATGCTGCCGACCACGGCGCACGCCCCCGTGGCGAGCGTGATGACGAACATGACGAGGAATGCCGTGTCTGTGCTCGACATGGAGTCGCTCTTGAGGTCGAACAGCCTGAGGGCCGGCGCCACGAACACGGTGACGATCATCGGCACCACGGCATTGAGGAGGAGGTACGTCTTGGCCTTGGAGTCGGCCAGGCGGGGCATGGTCTCGGCCAGGCTCGTGTACACCTTGGCGCTGAGGCCGAGGTAGCTGGTGGCGAGGCTGACGGCGACACGGCTCCTGGACGCGAAGTTCTTGATGCAGAGGAGGTAGCAGACGGTGTTGATCCAGCAGATGCCGTTCCCGGCGAGGGCGGTGAGCAGGAACAGGTGCCAGCACTTGAGCCCGGGGCTATCCAAGAACAGGTACTGCACACCATACCCGACGAGGCCGAAGGAGGCGCCGACAAAGGCAACGAGCGGGAGGGGCACGTAGAGCGCGGCCACGCCGGAGAACCAGCCGAAGAGCTTGCCGGCGTCGGAGGCGAAGGCGAGGAAGTTGAGCTGCACCTGGGAGATGCCCTTGAGCTCCTTGAGCTGCGACGAGTAGACGGGGAAGTCGGAGTTGGGGCCGTTGATGGTCTGCAGCCAGATGGTCCCGACGAGGCTCAGCCAATGGGCCGAGGAAGGCGACGACATCgccgaggagaggagaggagagcagtACGTGCTCTGTCGTCCGGGCTCCGGGGTGGTGATGGTGTTGGAGG contains:
- the LOC119277437 gene encoding protein NUCLEAR FUSION DEFECTIVE 4-like; its protein translation is MSSPSSAHWLSLVGTIWLQTINGPNSDFPVYSSQLKELKGISQVQLNFLAFASDAGKLFGWFSGVAALYVPLPLVAFVGASFGLVGYGVQYLFLDSPGLKCWHLFLLTALAGNGICWINTVCYLLCIKNFASRSRVAVSLATSYLGLSAKVYTSLAETMPRLADSKAKTYLLLNAVVPMIVTVFVAPALRLFDLKSDSMSSTDTAFLVMFVITLATGACAVVGSIGSTASGLSSREHMVSLSVLLAVPMLIPVALKIRQSMNKIWEAKRENRIHDLGTDDAVVVIEVMDLEYKEEEIAVAEENPQEEVGGLQLLKKPDFWLYFFSYMFSGTLGLVFLNNLGQIAESRGLGQTSTLVSLSSSFGFFGRLLPSFMDYYSAKSGHSISRTGSMASLMAPMACAFFLLLNPGSVFLYASTAIIGTCTGAITSVAVSATSELFGAKNFGVNHNVLVSNIPVGSLCFGYFSAFLYQREAGARGAATCSGASCYRATFAIWGATCVVGTLLCVVLYVRSRSFAGRLPVRLQWLSRFANFLGARQKA